Sequence from the Actinomyces slackii genome:
CAGCGCCCGGGGCCGAGGGGGCACTGAAGGGGGAGCCGATCGCGGGCCGATCGGGCTGGCCCCACGGTGTCTGCTGCATCGGCTGGTCCGCCTGCGGAGCGCCCGGGGCTGCTGGCATCTGTGCTCTCAGCCCCTGGGCATCCGCCTGTCGCGGCGCCTCCGGCGAGGGGTGCTGGTACTGCGTGACCCGCGGGCCGGCGGCCGGGGAGGCCCCGGGGGCCATGGCAGTGGCCGGCTGACCGGGCTGGCTCGTCTGGAAGGGCGATGGGTGGACCGGCCCCTGCCCGGGCTCGGAGACCCGGGGCGAGGACGCACCGGCGCCCATCGGGTAGGCCTGGGTCTGCTCCTCAGGGGGAGGACCTGAGCGCTGCGGCGGCTCAGCCGGCCGCCACGAGCCCGGCGCGGGCGTGCCCGGCACTGCCCCCGGCGCACCGGGGGCGGGAGTTCCCGCGGCGGGGGTCCCCGGCGCGGCGTGGGCGCCCGCAGTGGGCTGGGCGGCATGCGCGCCCGGCGTCCCAGGCGCGGCGTACTGCTCGCGCCGCGGGGCCTGCGAAGCCGCCGAGGCAGCATCCTGGGCCTGCGACTCGGCTCGAGCCGCGTCCAGAGTGCTCTGGTTGATTAAAACGGTCTGCGCGTTGAAGTCCGCTTGCTGTCCATCGTCCTGCGGGACGCTTGGACGATGTGTGTCACTGCCGGAGTCAGACATGATGAGTCCTTTCGCACGTGGTTTGCGGACACGTATCCTGGATTCTGCCCCGTGGGCCTATGCGCTTCAACCACTACGGCGCATGATTCGTCGTGGGCCACGGTGAGCGCTCCCCACTGCTGCCGGCAGGCATACCCCCGAATGACGCTGGCCAGGGCCGAACGCGCCCGGCCCGCAGAGGTGAGCTGTGTTCTCCCCCAGCGTCATCTGATCATCCGATCGTGCGACCGGCTCAGTCCCCCTGAGAGTGCTGCCGCACGTTGAACATCCAGCCCGTGCCAAACCGGTCGGTCAACGAGCCGTAGATGTCGCCCCAGATCTGCACTCCCAGGGGCATCTCGATGTCAGCGCCCTGGCTCAGGGCATCGAACCAGGTCCGGACCTGCGCCTCGTCGTCGGCCATGATGGCCAGGTTGACGTCGTTGCCGCGGTTGAGAGTCACAGGAGCGACCCCCTCAGGCACATCGGCGGCGCTGAGGACGACCACCGGACCGTTGAGCTCGGAGTGCATGACCTGGTCGGCGGCCGGGTGGTCGGCGGGCAGGGCGCCCAGGTCGGCGAAGCTCGCCACGGTCAGCTCGCCGCCGAAGACCTCGTGGTAGAAGGTCATGGCCTCACGGGTGGTGCCGGGGAAGTTGAGATACGGGCGCAGAGTCGCTGTCATGGGTCAAGAGTCCCACACGCCTCACACCGGCTGCCGCATCCTGCCGGGCGCGCCGTCAGCGCCGCGGTCGAGGGGCCCGCCACAGCAACAGCCCCGGACTGCGTGCAGTCCGGGGCGGGCTCGGCGGAGATGGGGAGATTCGAACTCCCGAGGGGCTTCCACCCCAACCTCCTTAGCAGGGAGGCGCACTAGGCCACTATGCGACATCTCCAGTGCTCCACGAGCGTGGGAGGCAGCCTACCGGGCACGGGCCCGGCGGGCAAACCGCGGAGAGGGAGGGATTCGAACCCCCGGTGCGCCAGGCGCACAGCGGTTTTCAAGACCGCCACATTCGGCCGCTCTGTCACCTCTCCAGTGCCCCGAACCCTACCACCCCCGGCCGGTGGCATGCCCACCCGCCGCCCGACGGCGCCGGCATGCCTCGGAGGCCATCGGTGTCCGGCGACCCCGGCGACGACGCCGTCGGCCCTTCCCGAGGGACGACGGTCAGCCGCGGGAGAAGAACCCCCGGCGCCGGGGCTGCTGGGCGTGGACCGGCAGCGGGGAGGCGGGCTCGTCCAGGCGCCCCTCGGCCAGGGCCTGACCCATCGCCGGCCACACGGGCAGGCGCGGCATCAGCGTCATCTGCAGGGCGTGGTAGATATCGGGGTGCCCGTCCCAGGTGCGGGTCGAGGGCCGGCCCTGGGGGTCGAGCTCATGGGTCCACACCCCGGGCGCCTCGATGAGGTACTCCTCGGCGTAGTCGAGCCAGGAGCGGTAGCAGTGCTCGTAGAGCTCGACGTCGATCTCGCCGCGCCCGTCGTCGAGCAGCGCCTGCCGCAGGGCGGCCGCCGCGCTCACGCCCTCGCACACCACCCAGTGCATGCGCTCGCGCACCACCGGGCTGCCGGAGAAGTCCGTGGTGTAGACGAAGCCCGGGCCGCCGTCGACCCGCCAGCCATCGGTGCGCGCACGGTCGAACAGCTCCTCGGCCGCGCTGAGCATCCAGTCGGGCACGGGCAGTGAGCGGGCCACCAGGGCGCCGCGGGCCTGGACCGTCAGGCGCGACCACTCCAGGCCGTGACCCGGCGTCGCCCCGAAGGGCCTGAAGGGGTGGGCGGGCTCGTCGCGGTTGTAGTCCATCCGGGGCCGCCAGGCGGTGTCGTAGTGCTCCGGCAGGCGCCACTCATTGCCTCGGGCCTGGAGGTTGACCGCGAAGTCGATGATCTGGACGGCCCGCTCCAGCCAGCGGACATCCCCGGTGACGTCGGCGGTGGCCAGGTAGGCCTCAACCGTGTGCATGGCGGCGTTGATGCCCCGGTAGTCCTCGGGGTCGGTGAAGTCGGCGGCATAGGACTCGTTGGTCAGGCCGTAGCGCTCATCCCACCAGTAGCGGTCCTGGATGGCCATGGCATCCCGCAGGAGCTCATGGGCGCCGGGCCGGTCCGCGGCTGTGGCGGTGGCGGCGGCCAGCAGCACGAAGGAGTGCTGGTAGCCCTCCTTGCGCGCCTGGGGATCCACCGGAGTGCCCCGACCCTGCTCGTCGACCTCATGGTGCACGGCGCTGTGCCAGCCCCCGTTGTCATGATCGCGCAGGGCGGTGCTCAGGGCGTGCACGCCGTGGTCGGCGTAGCGCCGGCAGCCCGGGATGCCCATGAGAGCGCCCAGCGAGTAGCAGAAGGTCATGCGCCCGGTGATCCACAGCTCCACGGGATGGTTGGGGTCCACTGCGCCGTCGGCGCCGATCCATCCGAATCCCGCGGGCACGGCCGACGCCCTCGCATAGCGGAGCAGGGCGTGCGTCTCAGCGGCGAGCCAGCGATTGTGCTCAGGGGCGCCGAACCATCCAAGTCCCATTGGTCCTCCTCGACCAGATCCTCGCGTTGAGGACGGCGGCCGGCCAGGTGGTGGTGCGCCGTCGTCATCCGGCGGAAGGCTATCAGGAGGGGAGGTGCCTGTGTCCACCGCCACGTCCGGCCGGGAGCGCAGGCGGGCGACGTCGGGGAGCGGCGAGCGTGGCCGGGTGACGGGCGCCGGTTCGCGTCAACGACGAGGGTTCGCTCGGCGGCCGGCGATCGCCCAGTGCGTCGTCGTCGACGACGAGTGTTTGCGTAGACGACGAGCCTTTGCGTCAATCACCCCTGTGCGAACCCTCGTCGGATGACGCGAACCCTCGTCCGATACGCAGAGGCACGTTCACGGCGCCCCGGCCGCTGGCGACTGCCACTGGCTACCCCGCTCGGCGCCTCGACGAGTGCGCTGATCAGTCGTTAAGTCGATGGAGCCAGTAGCCGGGTTCGCGGCGGTCATGAGCGTAGGCAAGGATCAGGATCGCCTCCCGCTCCACGGCGTAGACGATACGGTACGGGTAACCGTGAACAGCCCTGCTGCGGATGACAGTGCCATCGCCAGCGGTTGTGAAGGGTGGTGCGGCGCTCGGCCAATCAGCGATGTCATGGCGGGCGCGCTGCGCCCGGTCGATGAGCGCGAGGCCCACTCCAGGCTCCTGCTCCTCATACCAGTGCACCGCAGCATCGAACTCGGCGACGGCTTCGGGATGCTCCAGCTGGGGCAGGGTCATGCGGTCAGTGAGGCCCGCAGCCGGGCGTAGTGCTCGTCAGCATCCACCACTTCGACGGAACCGGCGCGCACCTCGGCAAGTCGCCGGGTGGCCTCGGCCCGCCACACTGCATCGACCTCGCTCGTATCGGCTGCGCCATGAAGGCTCTCGAGCAGCGCATTGGCAACGACGGCGCGCTGATCGGCATCGAGCGCGAGAACGTCTCGGATCAGTGCCTGAGTGTCCGGTGCCATGTCTCCAAGCCTACGTCGGCCGGCCGGCGATCGCCCAGTGCGCCGTCGTCGACGACGTGAGTTCGCGTCAACGACGAGGGTTCGCGTAGACGACGAGACTTTGCGTCAATCGCCCCTGTGCTACCCCCAGTTCGATGACGCAAACCCTCGTCCGGTACGCAGAGGCACGTTCACGGCGCCCGGGGTGCTCGGCGAGGCAGGGATGAGGCAGGGGCGAAGGCGCTCTCGGGAACCGGCCCTCTAGATGAGCAGGCTGTCCGCGCGCGGCGCGTAGGCCTCGTCGAGCACCAGGCAGGCAGCGCCCACCGGGCCCACCTGCCGCCCCAGCGGTGAGGCCAGCATGCGGATCGGGGCGGGGGTGGCGTGAACCGCGTGCCGCGTCAGCAGCTCCTGAGCCGCGGGCTCCACCAGGGCGCGCATCTGATCCCAGTGCGGCCCGCCCACCAGGAGCGTGCGGATATCCAGCAGCTCGCTCCAGGGGATGATCGCCCTGGCGATCGACCGGCCCGCCTGGGCGAAGATCTCCCCCGCCCGCTCATCGCCCTGAGCGGCCAACCCGATGAGGCACTGGAAGGCGTCGTCGATCATCTGCGGGCCCTGGCCCCGATCCCCCGGCAGGCTGATCCCGGCGGAGCGGGCCAGCCGGACCATGACGAGCTCCCCGGCCGCCGCGCCCAGGCAGGCGCCCCCGCACTGACACCGCGGGCCTGCCGGATCGGCCGGGACATGGCCGGCCTCCCCGGCGTTCCCACCCTCCCCGCGCACCACCTCCGAGCCGAGCACCGTGGCCAGGGCCACCCCCGCGCCCACGTAGAGAAACGCGTAGTCGGCAGTGCCCGAGGCCGCGTCGCGCCAGGTGTGCGCCGTCGCCGCGGCGATGATGTCCTTCTCCAGCAGCACTGTGGCACCGGTCAGCTCAGCCAGTGCGCCGCGCAGCGGGATGCGGTGCCAGCCGGGGAGCAGTGGAGGGCTGACCGTGCCGGCCTCCTCATCCAGGGGCCCGGGGGCGGCTACCCCCACGCCGAGGAGGCGCTCGCGGGGCAGACCGGTCAGGCCGATCGCCGCCTCGATGCGGCTGGCCAGGTGCCGGGTGACGGCAGCGGGCTGGTCGGGCGAGGGCAGGGGCTCGTAGACCTCGGCGATCACCGCCCCGGACAGGTCGACGGCGACGATGCCCAGCCAGGCCGGGTCCAGGTGGACCCCCACCGCGAATCGCGCCGAGGGGTTGAGGCGGAGCCGCGTGCCGGGGCGCCCGCGCCCGCCCCGGGTCAGGGTTCCGGCCTCCTCGATCAACTGGGTGTCGAGCAGCTCCTTGACCACGTTGGAGACCGTCTGGGGGGCCAGGCGGGTGCGCCTGCCCAGCTGGGCGCGAGTGAGCCCCCGGCTGGAGCCGCGGATCGCCTCCAGGACCACGGCGCGGTTGAAGGAGCCGACCCGGGGGAGGTTGCTGCCGCGGCGCATGGCGTCTCCTTGCCCGGCCCTGCCGGGTCCTGTGGTTCTGGTCGATGGGTCCCGATCGATGCGGCCCACCTGGTCCGGCCGCGCGGGAACACCACCACACTAGATCATCGCTCCCCGCGCCCTGGGGGCGATGACGGCCCGGCGACGGCGGACCCCGGCGCCGGCCGACCTCGGCGCCACTCGCCCAGCCCCGCGCCACCCAGCCCCACACAGGTCACGATTCGATAACGATGCCCTTCCAGCATCTCAGCCCATTTTTTCTATTTGCTAGAGTTATTCACCTCACAGACTCAGCGCGGAGTCTGCGATCCCACAGGAGCGAAGGAGCCCCACCATGACCCCACCCCGAATCGCGCCGTGGTCGGCGCGCACGCCCATCAGCCGCCGCACCCTGCTGACCGCCGGCGCCATCACCGCGACCGCCCTGGCAGCAGGCTGCTCAAGATCCTCCTCATCGCGATCCGAGAACACCATCAAGGTCGCCTACCAGAAGACCTCCTCCTTCCACCAGCTCCACGACCTGCTGGAGAAGGTCAAGCCGGAGTTCGAGGCCGCCAACAAGGGCATCACCATCGAGCTGGTCCCCATCGAGGCCGAGCAGGACCAGTACTTCACCAAGCTCGCCCTCATGAACGGCTCGCCCTCCACCGCCCCCGATGTCATCTACGAGGACACCTTCCAGATCCGCTCCGACGCCGCCGCCGGCTACCTCCTGGCCATCGACGACTACGCCAAGGCCTGGGCGGACTGGGACGCCCAGTACCTCGACACCGCCAAGGAGGCCGGCCTGGGCGATGACGGCAAGCTCTACGGCATCCCCATGACCACCGACACCCGGGGCATCTACTTCAACAAGACGATCTTCTCCCAGGCCGGCCTGGCCGCCGACTGGCAGCCCACCACCTGGGAGGACATCCTCACGGCCGCGCGGGCCATCAAGTCCGCCGCCCCCGATGTCACCCCCCTCAACATCTTCGTGGGCAAGGCCGCCGGGGAGGCCACCACCATGCAGGGCTTCGAGATGCTGCTCTACGGCACCTCCAGCACCCTCTACGACGACGCCGCCAAGAAGTGGATCACCGGCTCCAAGGGCTTCGTGGACTCCCTGACCTTCATGAAGACGGTCTACTCCGAGGGCCTGGGCCCCTCCCTGGATGTGGCCCTGGACGCCACGGTCGGCTCGAAGATGTCCACCGAGCTCATCCCCCAGGGCAAGGTCGCCATCGCCATCGACGGCTCCTGGCTGCCGGGGACCTGGATGAGCAAGGAGAACGCCTGGCCCGAGTGGGAGCAGACCATCGGCCTGGCCAAGATGCCCACGCAGACCGGCCAGAAGCCGGGCTTCACCTCGATGTCCGGGGGCTGGACCCTGGCAGTGGGCTCCCAGAGCGCCAACCCCCAGGCCGCCTTCGACCTCATCGCCATGGCCCTGAACCGGGACAACGCCCTGAAGTACGCCACCGAGTCCTCCGGGATCACCCTGCGCAAGGACGTCGCCGAGGACGAGGCCTACCTGAGCTACAACCCCAGTTTCGAGTTCTTCTCCAGCCTCGTGGAGCACACCCACTTCCGCCCCACCACGCCGGACTACTCGCAGATCTCCTCCAACATCCAGGTGGCCTGCGAATCCGTCGCCTCAGGCCAGGCCACCCCGGAGCAGGCGGCCGCCACCTACGACGAGGCCCTCATCTCCCTGGTGGGCAAGGATGCCGTCCAGGCCGCCAATGGCTGACCAGCACTCCCCTGGCGCGAGAGCCGGGGCGGGCGGTGCCGGATCCGGCATCTCGGCCCGCCCCGGCCGGGCGGTGGTGCGCATGCTCCCGCTCCTGCCCGCCGTCGCACTGCTGGCGGCCTTCCTGGCCGGGCCCATCATCTACTCGCTCTACGGCTCACTGACCAACTCGGCCCTGACCGGCTACCGCGCCGCCAACCCCGAGTTCGTCGGGCTGGACAACTATGCGGCCCTCCTGTCCGACGCGAACTTCCTGTCCTCGATACTGCTGACGGTGGTCTTCGTGGGGGCCTCGGCCGTCGTCGGGCAGAACGTCCTGGGCATGGCCCTGGCCCTGCTCATGCGCCATGCGGCCCGCCCCTGGCCCTCGATCGTGGGCGGCATCGTCGTCACCGCCTGGGTGCTGCCCGAGATCGTGGCCGCCTTCGCCTGCTACGCCTTCTTCTCCCCCAGCGGCACGCTCAACTCGCTGCTGGCCGCGGTCGGATTGGAGGGGCCGTCCTGGCTGCTGACCATGCCGATGACCGCCGTCATCCTGGCCAATGTCTGGCGCGGGACCGCCTTCTCCATGATGGTCTACCACGCCGCCCTGGCCGAGGTCCCCCCGGAGGTCATCGAGTCGGCGCAGATCGACGGCGCCTCTGGCCTGCAGAGCTTCACGCGGATCACCCTGCCCATGATCCGCCGCTCGATCGCCACCAACCTCATGCTCATCACCCTCCAGACCCTGGGCGTGTTCACCCTCATCTGGGTCATGACCGGCGGGGGCCCGGGCACCTCCAGCTCCACTCTGCCGGTGCTGGCCTACCAGGAGGCCTTCAAGTTCTCCCAGGTGGGCTACGGGACCGCGATCGCCACCGTGACCCTGGTGGTGGGCGCGATCTTCTCCATCGTCTACATCAGGGTCCTCAAGCCGGAGGTGGACTGACATGAGCTCGCAGCTGTCCCTGTCCTCGCCCCGACGGCGCGCCACCCGCGCGGCCGCCACACTCGTCCTGGCCCTGGCCGGAGCCTGCTTCCTGCTTCCCATGGCCTGGATCGTCCTGGCCGCCGTCAACCCGAGGGCCACCCTGGCCGTGGAGCTTCCCAGCGCCTGGACGACGTCGAACTTCACCGAGATCCTCACCGTCCAGGACACGTTCCGCCCGCTGTGGAACTCGGCGCTGATCTCCCTGGGGACGGCGGGGCTGACGGTGCTGGTCGCCATCCTGGCGGCCTACCCGCTCTCCCGCTTCGAGATGCGCTTCCACAGGCCCTTCATGTACACGATCCTGTTCGGCACCTGCCTGCCGATCACGGCCATGATGGTGCCGGTCTACGCCCTGTTCGTCTCCATGCACATGCTCGACTCCATCGCCGGCACCGTGGCCTTCATGGCGGCAGCCGCCCTGCCCATGGCGATCTGGATGATGAAGAACTTCATGGACTCCGTGCCGGTCTCCCTGGAGGAGGCCTCCTGGGTGGACGGCGCCTCGGGCATGCAGGCGCTGTGGCACATCGTGGTCCCCCTCATGAAGCCGGGGATCGCCGTGGTCTTCATCTTCGTGTTCACCGGGGCCTGGGGGAACTTCTTCGTCCCCTTCGTCCTGCTCTTCTCCCCCGAGAACCAGCCGGCCGCCGTGGCCATCTACAACTTCTTCGGCACGCATGGCGCCATCGCCTACGGCCGACTCGCCGCCTTCTCCATCTTCTACTCGGCTCCTGTTCTCCTGCTCTACGTCCTTGTGCAGCGGCGCAGCGGTGGCGGATTCGCCATGGCCGGCGCCGTCAAGGGCTGAGGCGGGACCAGAAGCGGGAAAGGACCCCCATGCACACCAATCCGCAGCTGACCGAGCAGCGCGCCGCCCGCACCCTGGAGCAGCGCATCATCCCCGCGATCCACACCGCCGTCGAGCCCCTGGAGCTGAGCGCCTGGAGCACTGAGGAGCCGGTCCCCTTCAGCCAGGCCGCCCAGCAGGACTACCGGCCCATCGCCGTGGGCGCCCCCTGGGGCCCGCCGTGGTCCACCACGTGGCTGCACGCCACCGGCTCGGTGCCCGCCGGGTGGAGGCAGCGGGAGGGCTGCGCCGTCGAGCTCGTCGTCGACCTGGGCTTCACCACCACCCAGCCCGGCTTCCAGGCCGAGGGTCTGCTGCGCCGGGCGGATGGCTCGGCCATCAAGGCCGTCTCCCCGCGCAACCAGAGCGCCTCATGGTCCGGGGAGCCCGACGCCGTCGACATCTACATCGAGGCCGCCGCCAACCCGGATGTGGCCGGCGGGTTCGGATTCGCCCCCACGCCCTACGGCTACCGGGAGACGGCGGGAAGCGAGCCCCTCTACACGCTGCGCCGGGTCGACCTCGCCCTGCGGGACCTGACCGTGTGGGAGCTGGCCCAGGACCTGACCGTCCTGCTTCAGCTGGCCGCCGCCCTGCCCCTGGACTCCACGCGCCGGGCCCGCATCGACCTCGCCCTGGAGCGGGCCATTGACGAGGTCGATCCCCTGGACATCTCCGGGACCGCGGCCGCGGCCCGCGCCCGGCTGGCCGGGGTCCTGGCCAGCCCCGCCCACGCCAGCGCCCACCATGTCATCGCCACCGGGCACGCCCATATCGACTCGGCCTGGCTGTGGCCGGTGCGCGAGACCGTGCGCAAGTGCATCCGCACCTTCTCCTCGGTGCTGGCCCTCATGGAGGAGGACCCGGACTTCGTCTTCGCCTGCTCCTCGGCCCAGCAGTACGCCTGGGTCAAGGAGCATGATCCCGGGCTCTACGAGCGCATCCGCCAGCGCGTGGCCGAGGGCCGCTTCATCCCCGTGGGGGGCATGTGGCTGGAGGCGGACACCAATATGCCCGGCTCGGAGGCCATGGCCCGCCAGATGATCGAGGGCAAGTCCTTCTTCCTGGCGGAGTTCGGGGTCGAGACCCTGGATGTGTGGCTGCCGGACTCCTTCGGCTACACCGGCTCGCTTCCCGGCATCATCAGGGCCGCCGGATCGCGCTGGTTCCTGTCCCAGAAGCTGTCGTGGAACGACACCGACGCCATGCCCCACCACACCTTCACCTGGGAGGGCATCGATGGCTCCCGGGTGCTGACCCACTTCCCCCCGGTGGACTCCTACAACTCGGCTCTCAGCGTCTCCGACCTGCTCCACGCCGAGGCCAATTTCAAGGAGAAGGCCGTGGCCTCCTCCTCCATCGTCCCCTTCGGCTACGGCGACGGCGGAGGCGGCCCCACCCGCGAGATGCTCGCCGCCGCCCGGAGATTCGCCGACCTGGAGGCGGTGCCCACCGTTGAGCAGGCCAGCCCCAACACCTTCTTCGAGCGCACCGAGGCCGATCAGGAGACCCAGGGCGGGCTGCCGGTGTGGAGCGGGGAGATGTACCTGGAGTTCCACCGGGGCACCTACACCTCCCAGCTGCGCACCAAGCAGGGGAATCGGCGCAGCGAGCACCTGCTGCGCGAGGCCGAGCTGTGGGCGGCCACCGCCGCCGTGCGCCAGGGCGCGGACTACCCCTACGAGCTGCTCAAGGACTGCTGGCGCACGGTGCTGCGCAATCAGTTCCACGACATCCTGCCCGGCACCTGCATCGGCTGGGTCTACCAGCGAACCGAGGCCGAGTACGCCCAGGTGGCCGCCGATCTTGAGGCCGTCATCGACAGCTCCGCCGCCGCGCTGGTCGGCCAGGGCTCCCAGGAGCTCTGCCTCAACGCCGCCCCGTCCCCGCGCGACGGCGTGCCCTCCTTGGGGATCGGCCCCGCCACCGCCTGGGAGGGCGACGGCGTGGTCATCGAGCAGGACGAGGGCACCACGGTGCTGGACAACGGCCTGCTGCGGGTGACCATCGACGGGGCGGGCCTCATCGTCTCCCTGGTGGACCTGGAGGCCGGGCGCGAGGTCCTGGCCGAGGGCCAGGCCGCAGGGCTGCTCCAGCTGCACCGGGACCTGCCCCGCCAGTGGGATGCCTGGGACATCGACCGGGAGTACCGCAACACGGTCGAGGATGTCACCGGCGTCAGCGACCTGTCGGTGGAGCGCCGGGGCGCCCAGGCCGTGGTGCGCCTGAGCCGGCCGCTGGGCCAGGACTCCAGCGTGGCCCAGGAGATCCGCCTGTCGCCGGGCTCCAAGCAGGTGGTGCTGGACCTCGACATCGACTGGCATGAGCGGCAGAGGCTGCTCAAGCTCGCCTTCCCCCTGGATCTCAAGGCCGATGCCTCCACCGCCGAGATGCAGTTCGGGCATGTCTCGCGGCCCACCCACCAGAACACCTCCTGGGATGCGGCCCGCTACGAGATCTGCGCCCACCGCTGGATCCATGTGGGCGAGGAGGGCTACGGCGTCGCCGTGCTCAATGACTCGACCTACGGCCATGACGTGACCCGGGGCGTGGACCGCCTGGGCCGGCCGACGACGACGGTGCGCCTGTCCCTGGTGCGCGCCCCGCTCTTCCCCGACCCCCAGGCCGACCAGGGCCGCCACCGCCTGAGCGTGGCCCTGCGACCGGGCGCCGAGATCGGCCAGGCGGTCACGGAGGGCTACGCCTTCAACCTCCCCCGGCGCACCGTGCTGGGCGGCCGGGAGGTCGAGCCCCTGGTGGAGGTCGAGGGGCTGGGAGTCGTCGTCGAGGCGGTCAAGCTCGCCGAGGACCGCAGCGGCGATGTCATCGTGCGCCTCTACGAGTCCCGAGGGGCTCGCACCCGCGCCACGCTGAGCGCCGGCTTCCCCGTGGAGGGCATCGAGGCGGTGGATCTGCTGGAGCGGCCGGATCAGGGCGCCGGGGCGCAGCTGGAGGCCGGAGACGGGCAGAGTGCCGGGGACGCCGGGGACGCCGGGGACTCGGTGTCCTTCGAGCTCAGGCCCTTCCAGATCCTCAGCCTGCGCCTGCGCCGCTGAGGGCCTGGACGCGCCGGCGGGCTCAGCTGGGCCAGGCGGACTCCGCTTGGCCCAGCGCCTCCTTGGCCGTCACCTCGCCGGAGAGCCACTGGGTCAGGCCCTTCCACAGAGCGCCCGTGCCCACGTCGACGGGCATGCGGTCCGAGGCGTCGATCCGCATCGTGGTCTCGCGGGACTGCAGGGTCACAGTGGCCTGGCGCGCCACCGCCGAGGGAATGGTCGAGGCATCCACTCCGCGGTTGGCGGTGGCCACGCCCCCCAGCTCCACCCGGGCCTGGGCCCACCGGTCCGTGCTGAGATAGGTCAGGACCGCCTCCTGGGCCGGCCCCCGGGAGAAGGCCAGCACATAGTCCGTTCCCACCATGACGGCGTCGGAGTTCTCCTGGCTATCGGGGACGGTGAAGGCGGTCACCGTGTTGGAGGTGTCCACGGCGGCGCCGCTGGGAGCCAGGGCGCCGGTCCGGTCGGTCCCCTCCTGCGCCGAGGCGGTGGTCTGGGGCGCTCCGGGAACGGTCGCCGTGGTCGTGCCCGAGGCGTCGGCGACAGCCGTGCCCGCCGGCAGCTGGCCCTCGAAGGAGGAGGAGGCGTGCAGCATGAGGCAGCGGCCCTCGACCAGGGCCGCACCGGCGTCCTCGGGGGTCATCGCCAGGGCTCCCTCGCGTCCACCCAGCACATGGCCCGGGGCCAGCACCAGGGACTCGACCTCCTCCAGCGCGCCCACCGCCGCGGAATCGTC
This genomic interval carries:
- a CDS encoding addiction module protein, coding for MAPDTQALIRDVLALDADQRAVVANALLESLHGAADTSEVDAVWRAEATRRLAEVRAGSVEVVDADEHYARLRASLTA
- a CDS encoding AGE family epimerase/isomerase; this encodes MGLGWFGAPEHNRWLAAETHALLRYARASAVPAGFGWIGADGAVDPNHPVELWITGRMTFCYSLGALMGIPGCRRYADHGVHALSTALRDHDNGGWHSAVHHEVDEQGRGTPVDPQARKEGYQHSFVLLAAATATAADRPGAHELLRDAMAIQDRYWWDERYGLTNESYAADFTDPEDYRGINAAMHTVEAYLATADVTGDVRWLERAVQIIDFAVNLQARGNEWRLPEHYDTAWRPRMDYNRDEPAHPFRPFGATPGHGLEWSRLTVQARGALVARSLPVPDWMLSAAEELFDRARTDGWRVDGGPGFVYTTDFSGSPVVRERMHWVVCEGVSAAAALRQALLDDGRGEIDVELYEHCYRSWLDYAEEYLIEAPGVWTHELDPQGRPSTRTWDGHPDIYHALQMTLMPRLPVWPAMGQALAEGRLDEPASPLPVHAQQPRRRGFFSRG
- a CDS encoding carbohydrate ABC transporter permease, which produces MADQHSPGARAGAGGAGSGISARPGRAVVRMLPLLPAVALLAAFLAGPIIYSLYGSLTNSALTGYRAANPEFVGLDNYAALLSDANFLSSILLTVVFVGASAVVGQNVLGMALALLMRHAARPWPSIVGGIVVTAWVLPEIVAAFACYAFFSPSGTLNSLLAAVGLEGPSWLLTMPMTAVILANVWRGTAFSMMVYHAALAEVPPEVIESAQIDGASGLQSFTRITLPMIRRSIATNLMLITLQTLGVFTLIWVMTGGGPGTSSSTLPVLAYQEAFKFSQVGYGTAIATVTLVVGAIFSIVYIRVLKPEVD
- a CDS encoding extracellular solute-binding protein gives rise to the protein MTPPRIAPWSARTPISRRTLLTAGAITATALAAGCSRSSSSRSENTIKVAYQKTSSFHQLHDLLEKVKPEFEAANKGITIELVPIEAEQDQYFTKLALMNGSPSTAPDVIYEDTFQIRSDAAAGYLLAIDDYAKAWADWDAQYLDTAKEAGLGDDGKLYGIPMTTDTRGIYFNKTIFSQAGLAADWQPTTWEDILTAARAIKSAAPDVTPLNIFVGKAAGEATTMQGFEMLLYGTSSTLYDDAAKKWITGSKGFVDSLTFMKTVYSEGLGPSLDVALDATVGSKMSTELIPQGKVAIAIDGSWLPGTWMSKENAWPEWEQTIGLAKMPTQTGQKPGFTSMSGGWTLAVGSQSANPQAAFDLIAMALNRDNALKYATESSGITLRKDVAEDEAYLSYNPSFEFFSSLVEHTHFRPTTPDYSQISSNIQVACESVASGQATPEQAAATYDEALISLVGKDAVQAANG
- a CDS encoding ROK family transcriptional regulator; translation: MRRGSNLPRVGSFNRAVVLEAIRGSSRGLTRAQLGRRTRLAPQTVSNVVKELLDTQLIEEAGTLTRGGRGRPGTRLRLNPSARFAVGVHLDPAWLGIVAVDLSGAVIAEVYEPLPSPDQPAAVTRHLASRIEAAIGLTGLPRERLLGVGVAAPGPLDEEAGTVSPPLLPGWHRIPLRGALAELTGATVLLEKDIIAAATAHTWRDAASGTADYAFLYVGAGVALATVLGSEVVRGEGGNAGEAGHVPADPAGPRCQCGGACLGAAAGELVMVRLARSAGISLPGDRGQGPQMIDDAFQCLIGLAAQGDERAGEIFAQAGRSIARAIIPWSELLDIRTLLVGGPHWDQMRALVEPAAQELLTRHAVHATPAPIRMLASPLGRQVGPVGAACLVLDEAYAPRADSLLI
- a CDS encoding carbohydrate ABC transporter permease, which codes for MSSQLSLSSPRRRATRAAATLVLALAGACFLLPMAWIVLAAVNPRATLAVELPSAWTTSNFTEILTVQDTFRPLWNSALISLGTAGLTVLVAILAAYPLSRFEMRFHRPFMYTILFGTCLPITAMMVPVYALFVSMHMLDSIAGTVAFMAAAALPMAIWMMKNFMDSVPVSLEEASWVDGASGMQALWHIVVPLMKPGIAVVFIFVFTGAWGNFFVPFVLLFSPENQPAAVAIYNFFGTHGAIAYGRLAAFSIFYSAPVLLLYVLVQRRSGGGFAMAGAVKG
- a CDS encoding type II toxin-antitoxin system RelE/ParE family toxin → MTLPQLEHPEAVAEFDAAVHWYEEQEPGVGLALIDRAQRARHDIADWPSAAPPFTTAGDGTVIRSRAVHGYPYRIVYAVEREAILILAYAHDRREPGYWLHRLND
- a CDS encoding VOC family protein; protein product: MTATLRPYLNFPGTTREAMTFYHEVFGGELTVASFADLGALPADHPAADQVMHSELNGPVVVLSAADVPEGVAPVTLNRGNDVNLAIMADDEAQVRTWFDALSQGADIEMPLGVQIWGDIYGSLTDRFGTGWMFNVRQHSQGD